One stretch of Pelmatolapia mariae isolate MD_Pm_ZW linkage group LG3_W, Pm_UMD_F_2, whole genome shotgun sequence DNA includes these proteins:
- the LOC134622700 gene encoding GTPase IMAP family member 7-like, which produces MASEEQLVSDLRLVLVGKTGEGKSSSGNTILGRDAFREISSHSSVTAECSKQQERVFKKMVSVVDTPGLFDTFLPEDVVKREISKCINMSAPGPHAILLVIKVGRFTAEERDAVKKVEEIFGEDAWRYAIILFTHGDVVESDFDETLEEAGPELKEVLKKAGNRYHLFNNLKTNDRRQVLNLLEKVDKMVADNGGEFYSNYTYLEVEEMLKRRESELRKFFKKKLEEEVKAVESEYKKKLMEAQEEKQQVEERMQSELEELRRYYHMLESGVRQVVEQVAKDDSFDEILTKFHHTLKLN; this is translated from the exons ATGGCCTCAGAGGAACAGCTCG TGTCTGATCTCAGGCTGGTTCTGGTTGGGAAGACTGGAGAAGGAAAGAGTTCCAgtggaaacaccatcctgggaaGAGATGCCTTCAGAGAAATCTCCAGTCACTCATCAG TGACCGCTGAATGCTCCAAGCAGCAGGAAAGGGTGTTTAAGAAGATGGTCTCTGTGGTCGACACTCCCGGCCTCTTTGACACGTTCCTGCCTGAAGACGTTGTGAAGAGGGAGATCTCCAAATGCATCAACATGTCGGCCCCGGGGCCCCACGCCATCCTGCTGGTCATCAAGGTTGGACGCTTCACAGCAGAGGAAAGAGACGCTGTGAAGAAGGTGGAGGAGATCTTTGGAGAGGATGCCTGGAGGTACGCCATCATCCTCTTCACTCACGGAGATGTAGTTGAGTCAGACTTTGATGAGACCTTGGAGGAGGCAGGACCTGAGCTGAAGGAGGTCCTGAAGAAGGCTGGAAACAGATACCACCTCTTCAACAATCTCAAAACCAACGATCGACGCCAAGTCCTGAATCTGCTGGAGAAGGTGGACAAGATGGTGGCCGACAATGGAGGAGAGTTTTACTCCAACTACACCTACCTGGAAGTTGAGGAAATGCTGAAACGGAGAGAGTCAGAGCTCAGAAAGTTCTTCAAGAAGAAGCTGGAGGAGGAAGTTAAAGCTGTGGAGTCAGAGTACAAGAAGAAGCTGATGGAGGCTCAGGAGGAGAAACAGCAGGTGGAGGAACGGATGCAGTCTGAGCTGGAAGAGTTGAGGAGGTATTACCACATGTTAGAGAGCGGAGTCCGTCAGGTTGTGGAGCAGGTGGCCAAAGACGACTCCTTTGATGAAATCCTCACCAAGTTCCACCACactctgaaactgaactga